From a region of the Nonlabens dokdonensis DSW-6 genome:
- a CDS encoding DUF4294 domain-containing protein produces the protein MLLKTLVLLVVSYFWNTFGTITFMIKNVCFLLGVFCVLAFAKAQQNPTSQPIKNDSVKKDTTEYFYIDGDSVSSIELDKVMLLQDLNFDSRYERIRYLLLKRKVLKVWPYAKMAAERLTVLDQRLASLETKNQRKKYSKMVEDYIEDEFKAELKKLTKTEGQILIKLIHRQTGDTAYALLKRLRSGWSAFWFDKTASLFDMSLKEEYLPETVVDDFYVEDILLNHIIDEKLEEQEPAIEFDYFKARSNWKDYERNLPPTYDSIQLAARAQRIKEYKEKKARKERRKRK, from the coding sequence ATGCTTTTAAAAACGCTTGTATTGTTAGTGGTTTCTTATTTTTGGAACACTTTTGGCACTATAACTTTTATGATCAAAAATGTATGCTTTTTATTAGGTGTTTTTTGTGTTCTCGCTTTCGCGAAAGCGCAACAAAATCCTACATCACAACCTATAAAAAACGACTCTGTAAAAAAGGATACCACCGAGTATTTCTACATTGACGGTGACTCAGTAAGTTCTATAGAACTGGATAAGGTAATGCTATTACAGGACTTAAACTTTGACAGCAGGTACGAGCGCATCAGGTATTTATTATTAAAACGTAAAGTGCTTAAAGTATGGCCGTATGCAAAAATGGCAGCAGAACGACTAACGGTACTCGATCAAAGACTAGCTTCTTTAGAAACTAAAAATCAAAGAAAGAAATATTCTAAAATGGTGGAAGATTACATCGAAGATGAATTTAAAGCCGAATTGAAAAAACTGACCAAAACAGAAGGTCAAATTTTAATCAAGCTCATACACAGACAAACAGGTGATACGGCTTATGCCTTATTAAAACGCTTGAGAAGCGGCTGGAGTGCGTTTTGGTTTGATAAAACCGCCAGTCTATTTGACATGTCATTAAAAGAAGAATACTTACCAGAAACGGTTGTAGATGATTTTTATGTAGAAGATATCTTGCTCAATCATATAATTGATGAGAAACTTGAGGAACAAGAACCAGCCATAGAATTTGATTACTTTAAAGCACGCAGTAACTGGAAAGACTACGAGCGTAATTTACCTCCTACGTATGATAGCATTCAGCTAGCGGCTCGCGCACAGCGTATTAAAGAATACAAAGAGAAGAAAGCGAGAAAAGAACGACGTAAAAGAAAATAG
- a CDS encoding DinB family protein: protein MKFTPGFLLFVALLLSISSVSPAMAQKDVFIKEYLERLETSRNYLVLVARSMPEEHYSFKATPASMSFEEHLMHITWAMDWHSQSLMDGRKARDWNTDMELQVDQKSKEEMIAKINETFDTTIAFISDFEVKRLEERLDYFGANRTKRQILLLLSDHITHHRAQMLVYLRLKGMKPPRYVLYQ, encoded by the coding sequence ATGAAATTTACTCCAGGCTTTTTACTATTTGTAGCATTATTGCTGTCTATATCTTCTGTCTCGCCCGCAATGGCGCAAAAAGATGTTTTTATCAAAGAATATCTAGAACGACTGGAAACCTCAAGAAATTACCTAGTTCTCGTGGCGCGTTCTATGCCTGAGGAGCATTACAGTTTTAAAGCTACACCAGCATCCATGAGCTTTGAAGAACACCTCATGCATATCACGTGGGCGATGGACTGGCACAGCCAGTCGTTAATGGATGGACGCAAAGCAAGAGACTGGAATACCGACATGGAATTGCAAGTAGATCAAAAGTCCAAAGAAGAAATGATTGCTAAAATCAATGAGACTTTTGATACAACTATTGCTTTTATTTCTGATTTTGAAGTCAAAAGGCTTGAGGAACGTTTGGATTATTTTGGCGCAAATAGAACCAAAAGGCAAATTTTACTCTTACTATCAGATCATATCACACACCACAGAGCTCAAATGCTTGTTTACCTGCGATTAAAAGGTATGAAACCACCTAGATATGTATTGTATCAATAA
- a CDS encoding ribbon-helix-helix domain-containing protein, producing the protein MSRQSISFTEPNDEWLKSQVASKEYASKSEVVNDLIRQARNQRAEIDYIRMKLEKAEKSGISTKTKDEILEIARTRANVKL; encoded by the coding sequence ATGTCTAGACAAAGTATCTCCTTTACCGAACCAAATGATGAATGGCTAAAGTCTCAAGTCGCTAGCAAAGAATATGCTAGCAAAAGCGAAGTGGTTAATGATCTCATAAGGCAAGCCAGAAATCAAAGAGCAGAAATTGATTACATAAGAATGAAGCTCGAGAAAGCTGAAAAAAGTGGGATTTCAACAAAAACGAAAGATGAAATCTTAGAAATAGCCAGAACTAGAGCAAATGTTAAGTTATAA
- a CDS encoding pirin family protein codes for MSSKIINIQQLDFPWQTQDPFLFCAHHRDLYPAGDEQLGIPNHLKSGRNIGQDFMIKDGFRMYHGSHVPGFPYHPHRGFETITINKEGVVDHSDSLGGAGRFGAGDVQWMTAGKGILHSEMFPMLHDDKKNTLEIFQVWLNLPRVSKMVPPHFKMLWSEDVPVITHTNDSGNTTTVDLIAGMLGSYTSLEPTPNSWAAHPENEVLVATMKMDTGATYLLPKALSSEAKRTLYFYRGSKIEIDHTTVKENHSFEVKSTDDLDLKNTGDEPAYLLILQGKPINEPVAQHGPFVMNTQQEIREAFADYQQTQFGGWPWPEQEQVHDRNKGRFALHSDGREEVRS; via the coding sequence ATGAGTTCTAAAATCATCAACATACAGCAACTGGATTTCCCATGGCAAACGCAAGATCCGTTTTTATTTTGTGCGCATCATAGAGATTTGTATCCAGCAGGAGATGAGCAATTAGGAATTCCAAATCATTTAAAATCTGGCAGAAATATCGGTCAAGATTTTATGATCAAAGATGGTTTTAGAATGTATCATGGCAGTCATGTACCTGGTTTTCCTTACCATCCACACCGAGGTTTTGAGACGATAACTATTAACAAAGAAGGAGTTGTAGATCATTCAGACTCTTTGGGTGGCGCAGGACGTTTTGGAGCTGGAGACGTGCAATGGATGACAGCAGGAAAAGGAATCTTGCATAGTGAGATGTTTCCTATGTTACATGATGATAAGAAAAATACCCTAGAAATTTTTCAGGTTTGGCTCAATTTGCCACGAGTGAGTAAAATGGTGCCGCCACATTTTAAAATGCTGTGGAGTGAAGATGTACCTGTTATTACACATACAAATGATTCAGGAAATACAACTACTGTAGATCTAATCGCTGGGATGTTAGGATCGTACACATCACTAGAACCGACACCTAACTCTTGGGCTGCGCATCCAGAAAACGAAGTGCTGGTTGCAACTATGAAAATGGATACTGGTGCAACATATCTTTTGCCAAAAGCACTAAGTAGCGAGGCAAAAAGAACCTTGTATTTCTATCGTGGTAGTAAGATTGAAATTGATCATACTACCGTAAAAGAAAACCATTCCTTTGAGGTAAAATCAACTGATGATTTAGATCTAAAAAACACTGGTGATGAGCCTGCTTATTTACTTATCCTACAAGGAAAACCTATCAATGAGCCAGTTGCGCAACACGGTCCATTTGTCATGAATACACAGCAAGAAATAAGAGAAGCCTTTGCAGACTATCAGCAAACACAATTCGGTGGCTGGCCGTGGCCAGAGCAAGAGCAAGTTCATGATCGTAACAAAGGAAGGTTTGCATTACACAGCGACGGTAGAGAAGAGGTTAGGAGTTGA
- a CDS encoding acyl-CoA desaturase has product MAVILFVLILWYGGLFFQSFFLHRYAAHQVFTMSKTMERITFVLTWIFQGSSYLSAYGYGIMHRMHHAFTDTEKDPHSPKYDDNLFAMMWKTKTIYQDINLDRIAVDPRFTKNVPQWKSFDRFASSRFSRLLWIALYVLFFVYFVTAWWQWLLLPVAFLMAPIHGVIINWFGHIYGYVNFQMKNTSKNLFRFDFLMMGEGYHNNHHKHANRANFGVKWYEIDITYVIIRILNSVGIIQLKRV; this is encoded by the coding sequence ATGGCGGTTATTTTGTTCGTTTTAATATTATGGTATGGAGGATTATTCTTCCAGTCCTTCTTTTTACATAGATATGCGGCGCACCAAGTTTTTACAATGTCTAAGACTATGGAACGCATCACTTTTGTTCTTACCTGGATTTTTCAAGGCTCGAGTTATTTGAGTGCTTATGGATATGGAATCATGCACCGCATGCACCACGCATTTACCGATACAGAGAAAGATCCTCATTCTCCTAAATACGATGACAACTTATTTGCGATGATGTGGAAGACTAAAACTATTTATCAAGATATCAATCTAGATCGCATAGCAGTAGACCCTAGATTTACTAAGAATGTACCTCAATGGAAATCTTTTGACCGTTTTGCAAGCTCACGTTTTTCCCGTTTGTTGTGGATTGCGCTTTATGTTTTATTCTTCGTTTACTTTGTGACAGCATGGTGGCAATGGTTGCTATTGCCAGTTGCCTTTTTAATGGCGCCTATTCATGGCGTTATCATCAACTGGTTTGGTCATATTTATGGATATGTCAACTTCCAAATGAAAAACACGAGCAAGAACTTATTTCGTTTTGATTTCTTAATGATGGGCGAAGGTTACCATAACAATCACCATAAACACGCAAATCGAGCTAATTTTGGAGTGAAATGGTACGAGATTGATATTACTTATGTAATAATCCGAATACTTAATTCAGTAGGTATTATACAGTTGAAAAGAGTATAA
- a CDS encoding ABC transporter permease encodes MLGLLRQNFSIAQQSIKGQLLRTILTIIIIAIGITALVGILSAVNALSSTLNNGFSGIGTNTFYVQRYARSFQRQGGGKRTKINPIINYRQVREFEDKYDTPLTQVGVSFQATSMAEVKSEDRKTKPKVIVAGVNEHYAENAGIQLDEGRMFSSLDIENNSKVCIIGSDMEDALFQGFNPMGKTLSIRGNKFTVIGILEEKGSTFGNSVDLRVLIPIDAARGIYTSPNINYDLSVKVFEQNLMESAKSDATILMRNIRGLQPVEEDNFGVIQSDQLMEDLNSVSSALSVAAVIISIVTIFGSSIALMNIMLVSVTERTREIGVRKALGAKRSTISWQFFIETFLISQYGSILGILLGMLIGFAVSSGFEIPFEIPWTAIIAATITSIIIAFFSGVIPAVKAAKLDPIEALRYE; translated from the coding sequence ATGTTAGGGTTATTACGTCAAAATTTCAGTATCGCGCAACAAAGCATCAAAGGACAGCTGCTGCGCACTATTCTTACCATTATCATTATCGCCATAGGAATTACAGCGCTAGTAGGAATTCTGAGTGCTGTAAATGCGCTTTCTTCTACTTTGAACAATGGTTTTTCTGGAATAGGAACTAATACTTTTTACGTGCAACGCTATGCGCGTAGTTTCCAGCGTCAAGGTGGTGGAAAAAGAACTAAGATCAATCCTATCATCAACTACCGACAGGTAAGAGAATTTGAAGACAAATACGACACGCCTCTTACTCAAGTAGGCGTTTCTTTTCAAGCCACCAGCATGGCCGAAGTAAAAAGCGAAGACCGTAAAACAAAACCAAAAGTAATCGTTGCTGGTGTTAACGAACATTATGCTGAGAATGCAGGAATACAACTTGATGAAGGAAGAATGTTTTCTTCTCTAGACATCGAGAACAATTCTAAAGTTTGCATTATAGGTAGCGATATGGAAGACGCCCTTTTTCAAGGGTTCAATCCGATGGGGAAAACCTTGAGCATTCGAGGGAATAAATTTACCGTTATTGGTATTTTAGAAGAGAAAGGCTCCACTTTTGGGAATAGTGTGGACTTGAGAGTACTTATTCCCATAGACGCAGCGCGTGGTATTTATACATCGCCTAACATCAATTATGATTTGAGCGTTAAAGTCTTTGAGCAAAATTTAATGGAAAGTGCCAAAAGTGATGCCACCATATTGATGCGCAACATTAGAGGATTACAACCTGTGGAAGAAGATAATTTTGGTGTGATCCAAAGTGATCAACTGATGGAAGATTTAAATTCTGTTAGCTCTGCATTGAGTGTTGCCGCAGTGATCATAAGTATAGTTACCATTTTTGGATCTTCCATCGCCTTAATGAATATCATGCTGGTGTCGGTAACAGAACGTACGAGAGAAATAGGCGTGAGAAAAGCATTAGGTGCTAAACGCAGTACCATTTCCTGGCAGTTTTTTATTGAGACATTTCTCATAAGTCAGTACGGTAGTATTTTAGGAATCTTGCTGGGTATGCTCATAGGTTTTGCCGTTTCTTCTGGGTTTGAAATTCCATTTGAGATACCTTGGACGGCCATTATCGCTGCTACCATAACTTCTATCATCATTGCTTTCTTCTCTGGAGTTATTCCTGCCGTAAAAGCCGCAAAACTAGATCCTATCGAGGCATTGCGTTATGAGTAA
- a CDS encoding methylated-DNA--[protein]-cysteine S-methyltransferase has protein sequence MSNIITSSYKSPVGELILGVYENKLCLADWKYRKMRDAIDARIIKHLDANFKSGNHELLDQTSQQLDAYFKGDLRNFDLPLLLSGTDFQKSVWNELQSIPYGATCSYISLSRKLKNEKAIRAVASANGANAISIIVPCHRVIGADGSLTGYAGGLPAKKKLLELEGIDLHNGQQRLF, from the coding sequence ATGAGTAACATCATAACTTCTAGTTATAAAAGTCCCGTAGGAGAATTGATTTTAGGCGTTTATGAAAATAAACTATGCCTAGCCGACTGGAAATACCGCAAAATGCGAGATGCCATCGATGCTAGAATCATCAAACATTTAGATGCTAATTTTAAATCAGGAAATCACGAGTTACTGGATCAAACCAGTCAGCAATTAGATGCGTACTTCAAAGGTGACCTGAGAAATTTTGATCTACCCTTATTACTATCAGGAACCGATTTTCAAAAAAGCGTCTGGAACGAGTTACAAAGCATTCCTTATGGAGCGACTTGTAGTTATATCTCGCTTTCGCGAAAGCTAAAAAATGAAAAAGCCATAAGAGCGGTTGCGAGCGCAAATGGTGCTAATGCGATTTCTATTATTGTTCCCTGTCATAGAGTTATAGGAGCTGATGGTTCTTTAACTGGCTATGCTGGCGGACTTCCTGCAAAGAAAAAGTTGCTGGAGTTAGAAGGTATCGATCTTCATAACGGCCAGCAACGTTTATTTTAA
- a CDS encoding membrane protein, producing MSRKTSQKARELHRYLGFFLAGIMAVYAISGIVLIFRDTDLLKKEIITENVIETNLAGDQIGKNLKIKNFKIDREENGIVYFKNGSYEIATGKATIIKKKLPYVLDKMAHLHKAKSGEPLFFLNIFFGLALLFFVLSAFWMFMPGTQIFRKGVIYAAAGMALTLVLLFV from the coding sequence ATGAGCAGAAAAACTTCTCAAAAAGCAAGAGAATTACACAGGTATTTAGGTTTTTTCCTTGCAGGGATAATGGCAGTTTATGCAATAAGTGGTATCGTTTTAATTTTTAGAGATACGGACTTACTTAAAAAAGAAATTATCACTGAAAATGTTATAGAAACCAATTTAGCAGGTGATCAAATAGGTAAGAATCTTAAAATCAAAAATTTCAAAATAGATCGTGAAGAAAACGGTATTGTTTATTTTAAGAACGGTAGTTATGAAATAGCTACTGGAAAAGCGACAATTATAAAGAAAAAGCTTCCTTATGTACTGGATAAAATGGCGCATTTACATAAAGCAAAATCTGGTGAGCCATTGTTTTTCTTAAATATCTTTTTTGGTCTGGCGTTGTTATTCTTTGTTCTCTCGGCGTTCTGGATGTTTATGCCAGGCACTCAAATTTTTAGAAAAGGTGTGATTTATGCAGCGGCAGGAATGGCGCTTACCTTAGTTTTACTATTTGTTTAG
- a CDS encoding DUF6503 family protein, translating into MKKVSLLFVILILFAACKEATTDKVLKEETSEKTEINENATNNAFTQSMEEAHQKEAFLKNDAVQYDFQVSFGGNVLLDAKITQKTDGSMVRIDNQDGTVILADQDEVFSSPEIADNSMTRFHAYTWSYFFALPYKLNDPGTQWSDEKNLTFGEQQYPTSKLTFENGVGDTSDDWYVVYKNPSSNVLEGVAYIVSYGKGVEKAEEEPHFAKYNDYDMMEGIPVSTNWTFHNWNKEEGFTDQIGKASIKNVNFLDDASIMFEQNEEMVAVPMPTE; encoded by the coding sequence ATGAAAAAAGTATCCTTATTATTCGTTATTTTAATCCTGTTTGCAGCGTGTAAAGAAGCTACAACAGATAAGGTTTTAAAAGAAGAAACGTCAGAAAAAACCGAAATAAACGAAAATGCAACAAATAACGCGTTTACTCAAAGTATGGAAGAAGCTCATCAAAAAGAAGCATTTCTTAAAAATGATGCGGTACAATATGATTTTCAGGTAAGCTTTGGAGGTAATGTCTTATTAGATGCAAAAATCACCCAAAAAACAGACGGTTCTATGGTGCGTATTGATAATCAAGACGGAACTGTAATTCTAGCAGATCAAGATGAGGTTTTTTCTTCTCCTGAAATTGCGGATAACTCCATGACTCGATTTCACGCATATACATGGTCTTATTTCTTTGCCTTACCTTATAAATTAAACGACCCAGGAACACAATGGAGTGATGAAAAAAATCTCACATTCGGAGAACAACAATATCCTACTTCAAAGTTAACTTTTGAAAATGGAGTAGGAGATACGTCAGATGATTGGTATGTCGTTTATAAAAACCCTAGTTCTAATGTTCTAGAAGGAGTTGCTTATATCGTAAGTTACGGTAAAGGCGTTGAGAAAGCAGAGGAAGAACCTCATTTTGCCAAATACAACGATTACGATATGATGGAAGGTATTCCAGTTTCTACAAATTGGACTTTCCATAACTGGAACAAAGAAGAAGGTTTTACAGATCAAATAGGGAAAGCAAGCATAAAAAATGTAAATTTTCTAGACGATGCATCAATCATGTTTGAACAAAATGAAGAAATGGTAGCGGTTCCTATGCCAACTGAATAG
- the hisS gene encoding histidine--tRNA ligase, protein MAQKPSIPKGTRDFSPLEVQRRQYIMNIIKRHFELYGFMPIETPSFENSDTLMGKYGEEGDRLIFKILNSGEYLKKADANLLETGKENQLTSQISEKALRYDLTVPFARYVVQNQNDITFPFKRFQMQNVWRADRPQKGRFREFTQCDADVVGSDSLLQEVELIQLYDAVFTDLKLTGCTIKINNRKVLAGIAEVMDAEDKLIDFTVALDKLDKIGKDKVQEEMRSKGIDQEAIDVLDPVFSLSGSYADKIASMKDLLKESQIGLQGIEELEFINSFIDDTALKSAVLDLDITLARGLNYYTGCIFEVAAPDGVEMGSIGGGGRYDDLTGIFGLKNVSGVGISFGLDRIYLVIEQLGLFPDSVRAGVEVLFINFGVTEARYCAGLLSRFRESGIKTELYPDSAKMKKQMSYADRNEIPYVILAGEDEIASGKLNLKNMRTGEQSLLTVQEVIERLR, encoded by the coding sequence ATGGCACAGAAACCGTCTATTCCTAAAGGTACAAGAGATTTTAGCCCGCTAGAAGTACAGCGCAGGCAATACATCATGAACATTATCAAGCGTCATTTTGAACTGTATGGATTCATGCCTATTGAAACGCCTAGTTTTGAGAACTCTGATACCTTGATGGGAAAGTATGGTGAAGAAGGCGACCGATTGATTTTTAAGATTCTTAATAGTGGAGAATACCTTAAAAAAGCAGATGCTAATTTGTTAGAAACAGGAAAAGAAAATCAGCTTACTTCTCAAATTTCAGAAAAGGCATTGCGCTACGATCTTACCGTTCCTTTTGCGAGATACGTAGTCCAAAACCAAAACGATATTACCTTTCCGTTCAAGCGTTTTCAAATGCAAAACGTATGGCGAGCAGATCGCCCGCAGAAAGGTCGTTTCAGAGAATTTACACAATGCGATGCCGATGTGGTAGGAAGCGATTCCCTACTTCAAGAAGTAGAATTGATCCAATTATACGACGCTGTTTTTACTGATTTAAAACTTACTGGTTGCACGATTAAAATCAACAACCGTAAGGTACTTGCTGGTATTGCTGAGGTTATGGACGCCGAAGATAAATTGATCGACTTTACCGTAGCTCTGGATAAACTCGATAAAATAGGAAAAGATAAAGTACAGGAAGAAATGCGTTCTAAAGGCATTGATCAAGAAGCAATAGACGTACTCGATCCTGTTTTTAGCCTTTCTGGTTCTTATGCAGATAAGATCGCTAGTATGAAAGACCTGCTTAAGGAGTCGCAAATAGGGCTTCAAGGAATTGAGGAGTTAGAATTTATCAATTCCTTTATAGATGACACTGCATTAAAAAGTGCGGTTCTTGACCTAGATATTACGCTGGCTCGCGGTTTAAACTATTATACCGGTTGTATTTTTGAGGTTGCTGCTCCAGATGGAGTAGAAATGGGAAGCATAGGCGGCGGCGGCCGTTATGATGATTTGACCGGTATTTTTGGGCTGAAGAATGTGAGCGGTGTAGGAATCAGTTTTGGACTGGACCGTATTTATTTAGTGATCGAACAGTTGGGTCTATTTCCAGATTCCGTTAGAGCAGGAGTAGAGGTGTTGTTCATCAATTTCGGTGTGACAGAAGCGCGTTATTGTGCTGGATTGTTGTCTCGCTTTCGCGAAAGCGGAATCAAAACAGAGCTCTATCCCGATAGCGCAAAGATGAAAAAACAAATGTCTTATGCAGACCGTAATGAGATTCCTTATGTAATTCTTGCTGGTGAAGATGAGATTGCGAGCGGTAAACTCAACCTTAAGAATATGCGCACGGGCGAGCAATCGCTGTTAACCGTGCAAGAGGTGATCGAGCGATTGAGATAA
- a CDS encoding Crp/Fnr family transcriptional regulator, translating to MEQIREYLESIAHISDDDWEFFTSKLRQKTIKKKEIFLKLGEIENHISFIQSGIVRLFIPKENDENDISFGFSFENQFISAYDSFLTRTPSLYQLQALTETTMLSITYDDLQEVYQKTQIGNLIGRLTAERLFLLKSKREQNLLTLTAEERYLKLFKERPQLIRVMPLKYISSYIGVTAQALSRIRKRIS from the coding sequence ATGGAACAAATACGAGAATATCTAGAAAGCATCGCGCACATCTCTGATGACGACTGGGAATTTTTTACCTCGAAATTGCGCCAGAAAACCATTAAGAAAAAAGAAATTTTTCTGAAATTGGGAGAGATAGAAAATCATATTTCTTTTATACAATCTGGTATTGTGCGTTTATTTATTCCTAAGGAAAATGATGAAAATGATATTTCTTTTGGTTTTAGCTTTGAGAACCAATTCATAAGTGCTTACGATTCCTTTTTAACCAGGACACCTTCTTTATACCAGCTGCAAGCTCTTACCGAGACTACAATGTTGAGCATTACTTATGATGACTTGCAAGAGGTGTATCAAAAAACGCAAATAGGAAATTTAATAGGAAGACTGACTGCAGAGCGTTTATTTTTATTGAAATCAAAACGGGAACAAAACCTGTTAACACTCACAGCTGAAGAGCGTTACCTAAAACTATTTAAAGAACGTCCACAACTCATACGCGTGATGCCTTTAAAATACATCAGTTCTTACATAGGTGTTACAGCACAAGCTTTGAGCCGAATAAGAAAGCGAATTTCTTGA
- a CDS encoding M42 family metallopeptidase → MAETSILNKKSLDFLEEYLNTASPTGYEWNGQKVWMDYLKPYVDDFITDNYGSAVGVINPDAKFKVVIEGHADEISWYVNYITDDGLIYVVRNGGSDHQIAPSKRVNIHTKGGIVTGVFGWPAIHTRNKSKEAPPKPDNIFIDCGCETKDEVLALGVDVGCVITYPDEFFVLNKNKFVCRALDNRMGGFMIAEVARLLKENKKTLDFGLYVTNSVQEEIGLRGAEMITQTIKPNVAIVTDVTHDTTTPMIDKKTNGDAAIGKGPVLAYAPAIQNNLRNLIMDAADANEIPYQKRATSRSTGTDTDAFAYSNGGVPSALISLPLRYMHTTVEMVHRDDVENVIKMIYESLLKIQNNHDFNYFNNKNEGLF, encoded by the coding sequence ATGGCTGAAACTAGCATTTTAAATAAAAAATCACTTGATTTTCTTGAAGAATACCTCAATACCGCATCTCCTACTGGTTATGAATGGAACGGTCAAAAGGTGTGGATGGATTACCTAAAACCTTATGTAGACGACTTTATTACAGATAATTATGGAAGTGCAGTAGGTGTTATCAATCCAGACGCAAAGTTTAAAGTGGTTATAGAAGGGCATGCCGATGAAATCTCGTGGTATGTGAATTATATTACAGATGACGGTTTGATCTACGTAGTGCGCAACGGTGGCTCTGATCATCAAATCGCTCCATCAAAAAGAGTAAATATTCATACTAAAGGTGGAATTGTAACTGGTGTTTTTGGCTGGCCAGCCATACATACTAGAAATAAATCAAAAGAAGCGCCGCCTAAACCAGATAACATTTTTATAGATTGTGGATGTGAGACGAAAGATGAAGTCTTAGCGCTAGGTGTAGATGTAGGTTGTGTCATTACTTATCCAGATGAGTTCTTTGTATTGAACAAAAACAAATTTGTATGTAGAGCTCTAGATAACCGTATGGGCGGATTCATGATTGCAGAAGTTGCTAGATTATTGAAGGAGAATAAAAAGACCTTAGATTTTGGACTTTATGTCACTAATTCGGTTCAAGAAGAAATAGGCTTGCGTGGTGCAGAGATGATCACTCAAACTATAAAGCCTAATGTAGCGATAGTGACTGACGTGACACACGACACCACTACACCTATGATTGATAAAAAGACTAATGGTGACGCTGCAATAGGAAAAGGTCCTGTCCTAGCCTATGCACCGGCGATACAAAACAACCTGCGCAACCTAATCATGGACGCAGCAGATGCTAACGAGATTCCATATCAAAAAAGAGCTACTTCTCGTTCCACTGGAACAGACACGGATGCTTTTGCTTATTCCAATGGTGGCGTACCAAGTGCGCTGATATCACTTCCTTTACGCTATATGCATACCACGGTAGAGATGGTTCATAGAGATGACGTAGAAAACGTAATCAAAATGATTTATGAATCCTTATTGAAGATTCAAAACAATCACGACTTCAATTATTTTAATAATAAGAATGAAGGGTTGTTTTAA
- a CDS encoding lipid A deacylase LpxR family protein: MRNLTIALLSVILYSNHLHAQKIDNLTSIRNINNDHYFRFHYDNDYFAATDENYTQGYSFELVTPFFKKNPANFLFLKPKDSETQYGLTMEHIGFTPDRYDLPEIQVGDRPFAAAIYLKSFIIETDTIHKSRFTSSLNIGMIGPAAFGGEMQIGIHEATGNKTPRGWGNQIINDLVLNYEVGYEKQLLTYKNFFSFQTQGNLKVGTLFTNASIGFNATAGIINSSFNSKRNKKGFQLYAYAQPVINVIGYDATLQGGLFNRSSPYTIDSKDVKRLTAQFNYGIVLKTKTLYFEYTRSMITREFETGSYANWGGIRIGFTI, encoded by the coding sequence ATGAGAAACCTTACTATAGCACTTCTTTCTGTAATTTTATATTCTAATCACTTACATGCTCAAAAAATAGATAATCTCACTTCTATAAGAAATATAAATAACGATCATTATTTTAGGTTCCACTACGACAACGATTATTTTGCAGCCACTGACGAGAATTATACACAAGGATATAGTTTTGAATTAGTTACTCCGTTTTTTAAAAAGAATCCAGCTAACTTTCTATTCCTGAAGCCAAAAGATTCAGAAACGCAATATGGACTTACAATGGAGCATATAGGCTTTACACCAGACAGATATGATCTACCAGAAATTCAAGTAGGTGATCGGCCGTTTGCAGCAGCGATATATTTAAAGAGTTTCATTATAGAGACTGACACAATTCACAAGAGCCGATTCACTTCTTCATTAAATATAGGAATGATAGGACCAGCAGCCTTTGGTGGTGAAATGCAAATTGGAATACATGAAGCAACAGGAAATAAAACGCCACGTGGTTGGGGCAATCAAATAATAAACGACCTTGTTCTCAACTATGAAGTTGGATATGAAAAACAGCTCTTAACTTATAAGAACTTCTTTTCCTTTCAAACACAAGGAAACCTGAAAGTGGGAACACTCTTTACAAATGCGTCAATAGGTTTCAATGCTACTGCTGGTATCATAAACTCTTCATTTAATTCTAAAAGGAACAAAAAAGGGTTTCAGTTGTATGCTTATGCGCAGCCGGTCATAAACGTTATAGGTTATGACGCAACACTTCAAGGCGGTTTATTTAACAGGAGCAGTCCTTACACTATTGATTCTAAAGACGTAAAGCGATTAACAGCCCAATTTAATTATGGAATCGTTTTAAAAACAAAAACGCTTTATTTTGAATATACTCGATCTATGATCACAAGAGAGTTTGAGACTGGAAGTTACGCTAATTGGGGCGGCATTAGGATTGGGTTTACGATTTAA